One genomic window of Candidatus Zixiibacteriota bacterium includes the following:
- a CDS encoding NADH-quinone oxidoreductase subunit H, giving the protein QQARVIDWFIWKQPLGFVLYFICAIAETNRSPFDLPEAESELVAGFHTEYSSMRFATFFVGEYAHMIAVGAVGSTLFFGGWQGPWLPPILWLMIKVFLFVFVYIWIRATLPRFRYDQLMNFGWKVLFPLAVLNTLVTGLVVLW; this is encoded by the coding sequence AACAACAGGCGCGGGTCATTGACTGGTTCATCTGGAAACAGCCGCTCGGTTTCGTGCTCTACTTCATCTGCGCGATCGCCGAGACCAACCGCAGCCCGTTTGACTTGCCGGAGGCGGAGTCCGAACTGGTGGCCGGTTTCCATACCGAGTACTCGTCGATGCGGTTCGCCACGTTCTTCGTGGGCGAGTACGCGCACATGATTGCGGTGGGGGCGGTGGGGTCGACCCTGTTTTTCGGCGGCTGGCAGGGACCGTGGCTGCCACCCATACTCTGGCTGATGATCAAAGTATTTCTGTTTGTGTTCGTTTATATCTGGATACGCGCCACCCTGCCGCGATTCCGATATGATCAGCTAATGAATTTCGGTTGGAAAGTGCTGTTCCCTCTGGCCGTGCTGAACACGCTGGTAACCGGCCTGGTGGTGCTGTGGTAG